In the genome of Desulfovibrio desulfuricans, one region contains:
- a CDS encoding DVU_1553 family AMP-dependent CoA ligase translates to MDAAQSVGLAPCPLDGWLAAQCGATGSHDLPGCLAQARLARLRETLQHAARGFFYATRLQCCNLDLARVEDLESLPFTTAEDLSNWGDFLCVSQGDVQRMVTLHTSGTTGQPKRLAFTDADLARTRDFFAVGMSQLVRAGQRLAVLLPGAERPDGVADLLRQALGGVGVDVVAPPSDIHKASEAGSAANSQVAGQARGPEVFCQSGGQPGAALACWLSEVAPHCLVVAPAQLAMLLAHFPRCAPRNLAGVLSSAEPLDAELGQNLRRVWQCEVLDHYGLTETAYGCAVECPRHDGFHIRELDVLIEIVDISGSKVLPVGQAGEVVITTLQREAMPLVRYRTGDVARLLPGPCACGSPLRRLGPVLGRIERRAGCCPRIVCPPKGGGRQAPCL, encoded by the coding sequence ATGGATGCCGCCCAATCCGTCGGCCTTGCCCCTTGCCCGCTTGACGGCTGGCTTGCCGCGCAGTGCGGCGCAACCGGCAGTCACGACCTTCCCGGCTGTCTGGCGCAGGCCCGGCTTGCCCGTTTGCGCGAGACCTTGCAGCATGCAGCGCGCGGTTTTTTTTACGCCACGCGTTTGCAGTGCTGCAATCTTGACCTTGCGCGGGTGGAAGACCTGGAGAGCCTGCCCTTTACCACCGCTGAGGATCTGAGCAACTGGGGCGATTTTTTGTGCGTCTCGCAGGGGGATGTACAGCGCATGGTCACGTTGCACACGTCGGGAACCACAGGCCAGCCCAAGCGTCTTGCTTTTACGGATGCCGACCTTGCCCGTACGCGAGATTTTTTTGCCGTGGGCATGAGCCAGCTGGTGCGGGCCGGGCAGCGTCTGGCCGTGCTGCTGCCGGGCGCGGAGCGCCCGGACGGCGTGGCCGATCTGTTGCGTCAGGCTCTGGGGGGCGTCGGGGTGGATGTTGTGGCCCCGCCGTCAGACATACATAAGGCCAGTGAGGCAGGCAGCGCGGCAAACAGTCAGGTTGCCGGGCAAGCGCGCGGGCCGGAAGTTTTTTGCCAGAGCGGCGGGCAGCCGGGCGCGGCGCTGGCCTGCTGGCTCAGCGAGGTCGCGCCACATTGCCTTGTGGTGGCCCCGGCGCAGCTGGCCATGCTGCTGGCGCATTTTCCCCGTTGCGCGCCGCGGAACCTGGCGGGGGTGCTCTCCAGCGCCGAGCCGCTGGACGCGGAGCTTGGGCAAAACCTGAGGCGCGTGTGGCAGTGCGAGGTGCTGGATCACTACGGGCTTACAGAAACAGCCTACGGTTGCGCTGTTGAATGCCCGCGCCACGACGGTTTTCATATCCGTGAGCTGGACGTCCTTATAGAAATAGTAGATATTTCGGGGAGTAAAGTTTTGCCCGTCGGCCAGGCGGGCGAGGTTGTCATTACCACCCTGCAGCGCGAGGCCATGCCGCTGGTACGGTACCGCACCGGCGATGTCGCCCGTCTGCTGCCCGGCCCGTGCGCCTGCGGCAGCCCGTTGCGCAGGCTTGGCCCGGTACTTGGACGCATAGAGCGCCGGGCCGGATGCTGCCCCCGCATTGTCTGCCCTCCCAAGGGGGGAGGCAGGCAGGCTCCCTGCCTGTAA